A region of the Methylomagnum ishizawai genome:
AACGGCGGGGCGCGGCGCTTGGAGGAATACAACGCCTATGCCGGGCAGGGCGGGGCGTATCTGGATTTCCTGGTGGATACGGTCAAGCCTTTGATCGACCAAAGTTTCCGCACCCGCCCGGAACGCGGGGCCACCGGGATACTGGGGTCCTCGATGGGCGGTTTGATCGCGCTCCATGCCTTTTTCAGCCGTCCCCTGGTGTTCGGGCGGGCCGGGGCGCTGAGCCATTGGATGTGGATCGCGGGCCGGATCGATCCTGGACAAGTCTGTGGGTTCGTCGCGGGTTCGGAATATGCGCCGGGCAGGCTCTATCTCGATATCGGCGACCGGGAATGCGTGGACGCATCGCTCACCGGGCTGGCGCTCGCGCCGGAGCGGCTGGTCGCCGATACCCGAAGGCTCCGGGACGCGCTGCTCGCCAAGGGCTATGCGGAGGGCCGCGATTTCAAATACCTGGAAATCGCGGGAGGGGGGCACGGGGAAGGCGATTGGGCGGCGCGGCTCGCCGCCGTGTTCCGCTTCCTGTTGGGCGCGGGCTAGCTGGCGGCAGGGTCAGGGCGCGAGATCGAAGGTTTTTCCGGGTGCCAGTTCGACGATGCCGCCGCCCTGGCGCAGGAATACCGGCAACGCGGACGGGTTGTAGACGCGGTGGCCGTCGGCGGAAAACCGCACCGCCCGCATCGCCCCCAGATATTCCGCCATTTCCCCCGCCCCCGCGTACCAAATATCGGTGCGGTGGCCCATCACGGCGCAGAATTCCTCGATATAGCCCCAGTTGTTGCCCGGCTGGTGGTCGTTGATTTCCCAGCTATGGCCCCAGACGCAGAGTAGGCTCGGTTCCTCCGGGGCGAGGGCCAGGAAGCGCCGGGACAATTCCAGCGCCTGGGTTTGGTGGCCGCTGGGCCGCCACAACAAGGGATTGCCGGGCAGCCGGAAATCGTGGGTGTCGCCGACCAAACGGCCATAGATCAAGCCCCATTCCGGCAACAGCCGTTCCAGGGCGGGATGGGAAACCCCGAACGGATAGGCCAGGCCGCGCACCGGATAGCCGACCAATCGTTCCAACGCCCGGATATCGCCGAGGATTTCGCTTTCCAGCCGTTCCTCCGCCAGCGAATCCAGGAAGGGATGGGTGGTGGAATGGCCCGAGACCTCGTGGCCCGCATAGACGGTGGCGATATCCGCCGCATGGACCTTGCCCGGACCTTCGGTCAAGCCGGAATTGATATGGAAGGTGCCCTTGAGGCCATGGGCGTCGAGACGTTCGATCAAGCGGCGGTCCTGCTCGCTGCCGTCGTCGAAGCTCAGGACCAGGGCTTTCAGCTTGCCGCCGGGGAAGGCGAAATGCCGCAGGCGGTCGGGGTCGGTCTCCCACAGTTCCCCCGCCACGCACCAGCCTTCCGCCAGCCGCCACCGCAGGTCCACGGTCTGGGAGCCCGCGCCGTCGTTGAACACAAGATCGGCGGTTTCCTGGCCCGGGAGTTCGAGGCGGTACCAATCGCCGTGTTCCGGGTCCATCTTCGCGCCCGGCCAGGCCGGGGACTCGGCCCAGGGCATCGTGTTCCAGTGGTACAGGTAGGCGTCGGGCCAATGCCGGGGTTTTTTGAAATGGATAATCATGCCGGGAGGTTCGCGGATGGGGATGGGGGACGGGATTCACTGCGAGGTGACATTGAACACCGGGCTGTCGGCGTCGATCACCCAGCCGCCATCGTCGCCGATATGGCCGTTCCAGGCAACGCTTTCGTAGGTGCCGGGGTCGAGGATGAACAGCAGGGCGGCGGGCGGACGGTGGGCGTGATGCAGGATCGCCCGCATCCCCCGGTCTTCGGGGTGGCCGCGCTTGATGGTGTTGGAAGGCGTGCCGAGCGTGAACGGCATATTGGGATCGGGCCCCAGGCTCGCCACATGCTTGGCGATATCGGTGACGAAGCTGGCGCAATCGAAGTCGTATTCGTTGCGCACCCGGTAGCGCTGTTCCTGCCAGCGCCTATGGATTTCGTCGGCGGCTTGGTGGCTGATGGGCCAGCTCAACAGCCAGAAGGCGTACAGGCTGGGTTTGCCGCGCACATGGTCGAGGCGGAAATAATCGGCGGCCTGGCCGTTTTTCAATACCCGCCCCGGCGTGGCGTGGTAGAGGTAGGTATGGGATTCCTCGCCGGGGAATTTGCCATGGCGGTGGATGCCGAAATAGGAATGGCCCGCGCCGGGTCCGTAGGCGATCTGGCCGACCACCGCCAAGGGGAGGTGCCGCCCCGCATGGTTCAAACAAGGCCGCAGGTGCGCCGAATCGCGCCGGACCGCCATGATTTCGGGCTGGCCCTGGTTCCAATTGTGGAATTGGGGGGCCAGGCGCTGCTTGATATGGGCACCGAGCCTTGGGAAATGTTGCGCGGGGAAGAACGGCTTGAGGGTTTGCCGTGCGGAATCGGGGTCTGGAATGGCATGGTGCATGGCGCTTGCGCTCGTTGGGTGATGGGAAAGAAATAAGGCGTTGATAATTATCACATAAACGGTTCGGTGTGGTGCCCATGTTTGTTGTTGGTGTCAAGAAAATACAGAGTTAAAGGGAAGTGCGGGCAATGCTGGGGCAGGGTGGAGCTTTTTTGCACAACTATGGGATAAGCCATACATGCCATCGCGGAGGCGAAGGGGATGGCACCGTCTCCGATGGGATTGGAAAGGATGGGTGGGCCGGGCCGATGCCGGGGGTTTGCCTTGAAGTCGAGGGAACGCGCCGCCATTTAGAGGCCAGCGCGGCGGGCGGGCGTTTCGAAGCGCCAGGACCGCGGGATTTTCCGGGGAAGCGTGCCGATGGCGGCATCCCCGCTGAATCCCAACCTTGACACAGATTCCCGCCCCGCTATGATTGGCACTCACATTGAGCGAGTGCTAACAGCGGCGGCGGCAGCCGGCCCGGATAGCGACCCAACCCACCTAACCAAAGGAGAATCCCGATGAACATTCGTCCCTTGAACGACCGCGTGATCGTGAAGCGCTTGGAAGAAGAACGCACCTCGCCGGGCGGCATCGTGATCCCCGATAGCGCCACCGAAAAACCCTCCCGCGGCGAAATCCTCGCCATCGGCCCCGGCAAGACCCTGGACAACGGCCAGGTCCGCGCCCTGGCGGTCAAGGCGGGCGACAAGGTGCTGTTCGGCAAATACGCCGGCACCGAAGTCAAGATCGACGGCCAGGAAATCCTGGTGATGCGCGAGGAAGACATCATCGCGGTGTTGGAAGACTAAGCCCCCGGCCCGCTTTGCGACGTATTCAGCAACAATCGACAATAGGTTTATAAAGCTATGGCAGCGAAAGACGTAAGATTCGGCGACGACGCCCGTGTCCGCATGGTCCGCGGTGTGAACATCCTGGCCCAGGCCGTGAAAGTGACCCTCGGCCCCAAAGGCCGCAACGTGGTCTTGGAAAAGAGCTTCGGCGCACCGACCGTCACCAAGGACGGCGTGTCCGTCGCCAAGGAGATCGAGCTGTCCGACAAGTTCGAGAACATGGGCGCCCAGATGGTGAAGGAAGTCGCCTCCCAGACTTCCGACGTGGCCGGCGACGGCACCACCACCGCCACCGTGCTGGCCCAGTCCATCCTGGTCGAGGGCTTGAAGGCCGTCGCCGCCGGCATGAACCCGATGGACCTCAAGCGCGGCATCGACAAGGCCACCGCCGCCGCCGTCGAAGCCATCCACGCCATGGCCGTGCCCTGCGCCGATAACAACGCCATCGCCCAGGTCGGCACCATCTCCGCCAACTCCGACGACAGCATCGGCCAGATCATCGCCGAAGCCATGGACAAGGTCGGCAAGGAAGGCGTCATCACCGTGGAAGACGGCTCCGGCCTCGAAAACACCCTGGACGTGGTCGAGGGCATGCAGTTCGACCGCGGCTATCTGTCGCCCTACTTCATCAACAACCAGCAGAGCATGAATGTCGAGCTGGAAAATCCGTTGATCCTGATTTCCGAGAAGAAGATCTCCAACATCCGCGACATGCTGCCGGTGCTGGAAGGCGTGGCGAAATCGGGCCGTCCCCTGCTCATCATCGCCGAGGACGTGGAAGGCGAAGCGCTGGCCACCCTGGTGGTCAACAACATGCGTGGCATCCTGAAGGTCGCCGCCGTCAAGGCGCCGGGCTTCGGCGACCGCCGCAAGGCCATGTTGGAAGACATCGCCATCCTGACCGGCGGCACCGTGATTTCCGAGGATGTCGGCCTGTCGCTGGAAAAGGCTGGCCTGGGCGACCTTGGCACCGCCAAGCGCGTCCAGATCAGCAAGGACGAAACCACTATCATCGACGGTGCCGGTGCCGCCGATAAGATCCAGGGCCGTATCGCCCAGATCCGCAAGCAGGTGGACGACACCTCCTCCGACTACGACCGCGAGAAGTTGCAAGAACGCCTCGCCAAACTGGCGGGCGGCGTGGCCGTGATCAAGGTCGGCGCGGCCACCGAAGTCGAGATGAAGGAAAAGAAGGCCCGCGTGGAAGACGCGCTGCACGCGACCCGCGCCGCCGTGGAAGAAGGCATCGTGCCGGGCGGCGGCGTCGCCCTGGTCCGCGCCCTGCAAAGCCTGAAGGACCTCAAGGGCGCGAACCACGACCAGGATGTCGGCATCGCCATCCTGCGCCGCGCCATGGAAGAGCCGTTGCGCCAGATCGTCACCAACGCCGGCGACGAGGCTTCCGTGGTGTTGAACAAGGTCGCGGAAGGCACCGGCAACTTCGGCTACAACGCCGCCACCGGCAGCTATGGCGACATGGTGGAAATGGGCATCCTCGATCCGGCCAAAGTGACCCGCACCGCGTTGCAGAACGCGGCTTCCGTCTCGGGCCTCATGATCACCACCGAAGCCATGGTGGCCGAGGAGCCGAAGGAAGAAGCGGCGGGCCATGGCCCGGACATGGGTGGCATGGGTGGCATGGGCGGCATGATGTAAGCCCGGCCCCGTAGCCAGTCCCCGACAAGAAAGCCCCGGTCGCGAGACCGGGGCTTTTTTATGGCCCGAAGACCGCGCCTCCTCTCAACGCGGCGGTACGTGGCGCGGCGTTTAGCGGGATGCCGGGCGGCGATGGTACTATCGCCGGACTGTCGATTTCCCAGCCGTTTCCCGACGCGAGGTGTCCCATGTCTTTTATGGTGGTTGCCGCTATCAAGAAAAAGCCGGTCCGCGTCCTGATGGCCGCGCTGATCGCCTCGGGGCTGTGCGGGCCGGACGCCCTGGCCGAATGGACGCCCCGGCGGACATTGGCGGGCAAAGAGCAATTCCTGCAGCTTTTCCCGGTCAGCGATCAAACCGTCTGGGCCTTGACTTGGCAAGGGGGCGGCATTTCTCCAAGCTATCGGGTCCATGTCAGCCTGGATGCGGGCTCGACCTGGACCCGCCGCCAAGTGCGGGGCCTGCCTCCGGACTTCATGGCTTACGACGATAGAATCGACGCTTTCGTCGCCTTGGACGGCGCCACCGCGCTCCTGTCGGGGACCGTGGTGGACGGCGTGGGAGCCGGTGTGGCCCATGTCTATCGCACCGGCGATGCCGGCCGCACTTGGCGCGAGGTCTTCGCCCATCCTTGCGGTGTCTGCCGTTTCCAGATCGGCATGGCCGATGGAAGGCGCGGGCTGATGGCCTTCAATTTCGGCGGCACCGACGCCAAGCATCCCGCCGGACAGCGTCTTTACGCCACCCATGATGGCGGCCTGACCTGGACCCAGGCCGGGATCGCCGATCCGGTCCGGCAAGGCTCGGTCGGGGCACTGTTCGTCAAGGGGCGGCAGGCTTGGTTGCAGGGCGATGGCCAGCTCTATTATTCCGCCGATCTCGGTGTCCATTGGAGCGCCGAGCCGATTCCCGCCGAAGCCGTCGAGGACAATGGGTTCGGTCGGTTGCGCATGGCGAACCGCGACTATGGCATCGCCAGCAGCGGCAACCTGCTCGACCTAT
Encoded here:
- the groL gene encoding chaperonin GroEL (60 kDa chaperone family; promotes refolding of misfolded polypeptides especially under stressful conditions; forms two stacked rings of heptamers to form a barrel-shaped 14mer; ends can be capped by GroES; misfolded proteins enter the barrel where they are refolded when GroES binds) — encoded protein: MAAKDVRFGDDARVRMVRGVNILAQAVKVTLGPKGRNVVLEKSFGAPTVTKDGVSVAKEIELSDKFENMGAQMVKEVASQTSDVAGDGTTTATVLAQSILVEGLKAVAAGMNPMDLKRGIDKATAAAVEAIHAMAVPCADNNAIAQVGTISANSDDSIGQIIAEAMDKVGKEGVITVEDGSGLENTLDVVEGMQFDRGYLSPYFINNQQSMNVELENPLILISEKKISNIRDMLPVLEGVAKSGRPLLIIAEDVEGEALATLVVNNMRGILKVAAVKAPGFGDRRKAMLEDIAILTGGTVISEDVGLSLEKAGLGDLGTAKRVQISKDETTIIDGAGAADKIQGRIAQIRKQVDDTSSDYDREKLQERLAKLAGGVAVIKVGAATEVEMKEKKARVEDALHATRAAVEEGIVPGGGVALVRALQSLKDLKGANHDQDVGIAILRRAMEEPLRQIVTNAGDEASVVLNKVAEGTGNFGYNAATGSYGDMVEMGILDPAKVTRTALQNAASVSGLMITTEAMVAEEPKEEAAGHGPDMGGMGGMGGMM
- the groES gene encoding co-chaperone GroES, with the protein product MNIRPLNDRVIVKRLEEERTSPGGIVIPDSATEKPSRGEILAIGPGKTLDNGQVRALAVKAGDKVLFGKYAGTEVKIDGQEILVMREEDIIAVLED
- a CDS encoding alpha/beta hydrolase; the protein is MNGRDANGGGVWREMHGKGGPGHTIIGDVRACYGLYSPQLGDCRDIFVYLPPGYAGGGGPYPVIYMQDGQNLFDQAIAYAGEWRVDETLESLAAEGVEAIVVGVANGGARRLEEYNAYAGQGGAYLDFLVDTVKPLIDQSFRTRPERGATGILGSSMGGLIALHAFFSRPLVFGRAGALSHWMWIAGRIDPGQVCGFVAGSEYAPGRLYLDIGDRECVDASLTGLALAPERLVADTRRLRDALLAKGYAEGRDFKYLEIAGGGHGEGDWAARLAAVFRFLLGAG
- a CDS encoding WD40/YVTN/BNR-like repeat-containing protein, which gives rise to MVVAAIKKKPVRVLMAALIASGLCGPDALAEWTPRRTLAGKEQFLQLFPVSDQTVWALTWQGGGISPSYRVHVSLDAGSTWTRRQVRGLPPDFMAYDDRIDAFVALDGATALLSGTVVDGVGAGVAHVYRTGDAGRTWREVFAHPCGVCRFQIGMADGRRGLMAFNFGGTDAKHPAGQRLYATHDGGLTWTQAGIADPVRQGSVGALFVKGRQAWLQGDGQLYYSADLGVHWSAEPIPAEAVEDNGFGRLRMANRDYGIASSGNLLDLSLKRPDPGAWRHLDTGVPNGAVGTLALDGKECWFSMPLDSVRNFYSDDHCASFQPLVVDPQSAFFTLGKAWRGRSLWGTTRRVLYMDRRSP
- a CDS encoding starch-binding protein, with the translated sequence MIIHFKKPRHWPDAYLYHWNTMPWAESPAWPGAKMDPEHGDWYRLELPGQETADLVFNDGAGSQTVDLRWRLAEGWCVAGELWETDPDRLRHFAFPGGKLKALVLSFDDGSEQDRRLIERLDAHGLKGTFHINSGLTEGPGKVHAADIATVYAGHEVSGHSTTHPFLDSLAEERLESEILGDIRALERLVGYPVRGLAYPFGVSHPALERLLPEWGLIYGRLVGDTHDFRLPGNPLLWRPSGHQTQALELSRRFLALAPEEPSLLCVWGHSWEINDHQPGNNWGYIEEFCAVMGHRTDIWYAGAGEMAEYLGAMRAVRFSADGHRVYNPSALPVFLRQGGGIVELAPGKTFDLAP